In the Mya arenaria isolate MELC-2E11 chromosome 11, ASM2691426v1 genome, one interval contains:
- the LOC128209391 gene encoding prolactin-releasing peptide receptor-like, which translates to MAGLLKYRIGVTYIRIPSSKPFTQMHLEERPGITTAMEKTTTDATTIGYGSTGIYVNFANMSFEEIQRRLDNFSQEQPENLDILHDQRWRIATIVIYSIVILFGFLENMVIVCVLIKHQHLHVPTNIFILGLAVSDILLCVFNLPLQLHYQLTNQWAFGKALCKVVMPTYGIPVFVSTMSILMIAIDRYILIVHPFRKRMTSQMAVGLVVSIATLAVVLTIPLFIQMEYTVIDFPELKIYQTYCSEMWTSLKLRHTYTVSILVVQYFMPLIVTSFLYIRIGNVLRRRPIKKKEKRHKHKTNKVLIAIVLFYAICWTPWTMLALLFEFYPNIIPGSHIKLFDLLLKIFAMGSACINPFMYGWLNDNFRKEFNILVLRQSRSRVKANLNKN; encoded by the exons ATGGCAGGATTATTAAAGTACAG GATCGGGGTTACATATATAAGAATACCTAGCAGCAAACCATTTACTCAGATGCATCTTGAAGAAAGACCAGGCATCACCACAGCCATGGAGAAAACTACAACCGATGCCACAACGATTGGCTATGGTTCTACAGGAATATACGTAAACTTTGCCAACATGTCATTCGAAGAAATTCAAAGACGATTAGACAACTTCAGCCAGGAACAACCCGAGAATTTGGACATTCTGCATGACCAAAGATGGAGAATTGCTACAATAGTGATTTACAGTATTGTGATTCTGTTTGGATTCCTGGAAAATATGGTAATAGTGTGTGTTCTTATAAAACATCAGCACCTGCATGTGCCAACGAACATCTTCATCCTGGGACTGGCAGTCTCTGATATTCTGCTGTGCGTGTTCAACTTGCCGCTTCAGCTTCATTACCAACTCACAAACCAGTGGGCATTTGGAAAAGCGCTGTGCAAGGTCGTCATGCCCACCTATGGTATACCGGTGTTCGTTTCGACCATGTCGATTCTAATGATTGCCATTGATCGATACATACTCATAGTTCATCCGTTTCGCAAACGCATGACATCCCAAATGGCTGTTGGGCTAGTTGTCTCTATAGCTACACTTGCTGTAGTACTGACGATTCCACTTTTCATTCAAATGGAGTACACAGTAATTGACTTTCCTGAACTTAAGATTTATCAAACATACTGCTCTGAAATGTGGACAAGTTTGAAACTTCGACATACCTACACTGTTTCCATTCTagttgttcaatattttatgcCCCTAATAGTGACATCATTCTTATACATACGAATCGGTAATGTGTTGAGACGAAGACCTATCAAAAAGAAGGAAAAACGGCATAAACACAAAACGAACAAAGTACTCATTGCCATAGTTTTGTTTTACGCAATCTGCTGGACACCCTGGACAATGCTTGCACTATTGTTCGAGTTTTACCCAAACATCATTCCCGGAAGTCATATTAAACTATTTGATCTTCTCCTCAAAATATTCGCAATGGGTTCAGCGTGTATTAATCCTTTCATGTACGGGTGGCTCAATGACAATTTTCGAAAGGAGTTTAACATACTTGTGCTAAGACAAAGCAGAAGTCGTGTGaaagcaaatttaaacaaaaattga